The Synechococcus sp. RS9909 genomic interval GTCTATGCCTTCGGCGATGGTGATGTGAATTTCGCTCTAGGCGATGGCCTCGAGTCTGTCATTGACGGTGTGTTTGTTTCAGTCGAGAATAGAAGCGGCTGGGAATCCGATGGCACCTTTATTGGCAATTACACCGATCCATGGCTTGGCTTCGGGTTTAATGTTGATCTCCTCAATGTCACTCTCTCTGGTGGACCGCGCTTTTACACGCCGGGGAGTTATTCCGGCTTGCCACAGCGTACCGACTGGGGTGGAGAGATCGAACTGGAATATCCCATTGCAGAGAATGTCGTGCTCTTTGCCCACTGGGAACCCATTTACAGTACGGAAGGCGGCCCGGGCTGGGGCGTTGGCTGGCAGCACCATGTTGGAACAGGGCTCAGCTTGTTGTTCTAAGGACAGCCTGATTCATGTCGCTGTGCCATTGGTTGCCCGGCCCTGTCACTTTCTGGCTGGGCCAAGCCGAATGATCACGCCAGGGTGGTGCAAGACATGCCATCCCGCTCCATGCTCCGCCTCCACGGGACCCGCGACAGCCTGCTGGCTGCACTGACAGCCCACTGGGCCGATCAGCAGCTGCAGCTGCCGTCAGGCATCAACCCCACTGCCGCGCGATCAACTGCTTCTTGCTACGGGCCTCGGGATTCACCGGCGGCATCCCCGCAAACTTCGGCGGGATCTCGATCATCGCCTTGTTGATCAGTAGCTGATTCAGTCGGCGGAGTAAGGACTGGCCAAGGGATGCGGTGGCTGTGCGCCGGCCCTGGTGGCGAAGCCCTCCCTTCCCTGCCTGCCTGGTTGCTGGCTGCATTTGAGCAGAAGCCCCAGACTGGAAGGACTCCGCTCAACGCCGATGAGCACTGAAGAGCCTGGGATTTGAGGAAGTGCGCCAGAAAGGCAGCCACCTGGTGCTCCGCCGAACCAGCAGCAACGCCGATGGCACGCCTGCGTCGGTGATCTGTGTGGTTCCCCTGCATCGCCGGGATCTGGCCGTCGGCACCCTGGCCAGCGTGCTGCGTCAAGCCGGCGTCGATAGCGACACCTTCATCGAGGCCCTTTGAACTCCGCGCGCCATGACGAGGCCTGCGCGGCAGCCATCCCCAGTGCCAGGCGCTTCAGGTGCCTCCGGGCAAATCAGATCGGCAGCTTTGCGGGCATTACTGAGGACCTGCAGCAGCACTCGAGGCGACTCCTTGAGCAGCTCCACCCAGTGGCTCAGATAGGCGGCGTGATTTGCCATGGCACTGCCGATCTCCAGACGATCCCCGAGGAGCACCGCCCCGAGCTCGGCCACCAGCTCCTCGCGGGCATAGGCCCTGCCGCCATCGCCGCCCTCACCCATGCCGCCGGAGAGATCACGGGCCAGCCGGGAGCTGTGGCCCGTGGAATGAATCACCTCATGGGCCCAGGTGGCATAGAGGGCGCCAGCCGAGTGAAAGGCGCTGCGATCAGGGAGCTGGATGCGATCGGGAACCGGCAGGTAGCAGGCCCGATCCCCCGCGAAGCTCACGGGCACCGGCCAACTGCTGAGCACCGCATCGGCTCCAAGCAGCCGCTCCGGCTCGGGCCGCAGCACGGCCCCTTCTGCCTGGCGGCGCTTCTGAATCAGCCCCTCCAGGGCCTCGCCCTCCAGATCGGCAGCATTGAACAATGCCACCGGCCGGTAGCTGACCCAGCTGCGGCCAGGCTGAGCCGACGGCTGGCCATCGGCGTCAGGCGATCCGTGGCTACCTTCACCTGCTGAGACCGACGCCGCAAGCTGGCCTTCGCCCAGCTGATGCACCTGGGGCCGCAGCACATGCACCGCTTTGCTGCCCTTACGGGGAAAGATCCCCAGGGCCTTGGCCTCCGAGAAGCCACACCAGTAAGGCAGGGCTGATCCCCGCAGGTGCAGGCCCAGAGTGAGCAGTGCCGGATTGGCGCCGCGGTAGCGGCGGCCGGAGAGCAGATTCACATGGTGGCCCCCCGAGGCGGCATCCCACTCCCGCCGCCAGGGGGTGGTGCCGGCCTCCAGCAGGGCGACCAGGGAGGCCACCAGCTTCTCCTCAGGGGAGACCTTGGCAGCAGCAGCTCTCCTGGCTGACCGAGAGGAACGGGATGGTGAAGCAACAGCCACGGATGAACAAGCGCAGGACCGCAAGCGCCAGCGCGGCCAGCGGCAAGGGGCCGGCCACAGCGCTCCGTCAACCCAGTGCCACCGGCGTCTCATCACCAGTGGTGGGCCGGCTTGCGCGGCCGCGCACGCTGAGGATTCCTGCGCGTTACCCCTCAGACCAGATCGAACTCAGGGGGATAGCTCAGCGACTGGCTCTGTTTTTCCGAAACGGACTTTCAGCTGATCAGGGCCTGGACGTTGTCCTGGATGTGCTGCTCTGGGCGCGCTGGGTTCCAGCTTCCGATGGGGTTCTGATCGGTTACTTCGATGCCATGCGCAGCCTGGCCAGCTTGCGGTCGTAGTTGTCGGCCGTCTTGTCTTCGTAGAGCCAGCCGTGGCTTGCGAGGACCTCGCAGACCTCTGTTTCAAAGGCGGATTCGAGATGAACGCTCATGGGGTCAGCACCTCCACGGGGCAGCGCAGGCCGGGGGCCCGGGCTGCGCGGGCGTCAGCGGTGAGCAGGGTGGTGCCCAGCTGTTCGGCCAGGGCCACGTAGATCGCGTCGTAGGCGCTGAGGTTGGTGCGCAGTTCCCAGGCCCGCGGCCAGAGATGGCGACTGGTGTGGCGACGCAGACCCAACCGCTGGCTGGTGGCCAGGGCTTGAAGGGCGTGTTGCTCGCCCAGGCGCTCGGCAAGCACCAGGCGGCGCAACACCGAGAGGAGTTCGGCATCAATCAGTTCTGGTGCCTGGAGGTTGGCCTCCGCCAGCCGCGCGCGTGCG includes:
- a CDS encoding type II toxin-antitoxin system HicA family toxin; the encoded protein is MLRRTSSNADGTPASVICVVPLHRRDLAVGTLASVLRQAGVDSDTFIEAL
- a CDS encoding ArdC family protein, with the protein product MASLVALLEAGTTPWRREWDAASGGHHVNLLSGRRYRGANPALLTLGLHLRGSALPYWCGFSEAKALGIFPRKGSKAVHVLRPQVHQLGEGQLAASVSAGEGSHGSPDADGQPSAQPGRSWVSYRPVALFNAADLEGEALEGLIQKRRQAEGAVLRPEPERLLGADAVLSSWPVPVSFAGDRACYLPVPDRIQLPDRSAFHSAGALYATWAHEVIHSTGHSSRLARDLSGGMGEGGDGGRAYAREELVAELGAVLLGDRLEIGSAMANHAAYLSHWVELLKESPRVLLQVLSNARKAADLICPEAPEAPGTGDGCRAGLVMARGVQRASMKVSLSTPA
- a CDS encoding type II toxin-antitoxin system VapC family toxin, which gives rise to MVVVDASVLVDALLLDGAARARLAEANLQAPELIDAELLSVLRRLVLAERLGEQHALQALATSQRLGLRRHTSRHLWPRAWELRTNLSAYDAIYVALAEQLGTTLLTADARAARAPGLRCPVEVLTP